In Vibrio kanaloae, the genomic stretch TTGTCTTTAACTGGCGTACCCACTGAGATAATGACTTTCTTACTTGATGCATCCACATAAGGCGCGGTAACAACTAAACTGTTTTTGGATTTAGCATCAATGTACCAAGGGCGAATTCGTGGGTCGTAATCAGGGCCGGCGTCCCAACCGTCATCATTTTCAATGACGAAACCGTTTGCTTCATAACCAAAACCAACCGCAAGGAAACTGTTTTTAAGTTTAGGCTTTTCTAAGATTTCTTTTACGTAGGTACGATCTTGAGGGTTGATTTCGATGACTTCAGTCGTCGATTGCGCCAACGCTTTCTTGGCGTTCATCTCTGAGACTACGGTATTCCTGACTCCAGAGACCATTTCCTCTAGGCTCGCATTGACGTGGTTTTCTACAGCACTTCTTACGGTGTAAAGTTGTTGTATTGAAAGCAATGATACTGTTACTAGCAGCAAGGCTGATGATGCAGCAACCACCTTATGGCTAAATTTCATTGAATATTCCCCTTCTCACAGGCTTTGCGAAGACTAAAGTTAATCGTGTTTTTCTAATTATATATATCGACGAAACTGAAATTTACTTGAATGTAAATTCACAAAATAGACTACAAAAATATAACAATTCACACAACATGAAAATCATTCAATCAAAGTATCGTTATTTTTATTATTCTATTCAATGATTTAAAGCTCAGTTCAGCCTGAGTTAGTTAACTTGAGTATTTATTAGTTAGACGTTTATGCGTGTGATTTTTTATTAAGAAAATAGGAAATGAGTCAATTCATATGAAATTAAATGATATGCCAGTTTTATATTTTGATAAGATTTAAAATGGGGATATGAATATATTCAGTAAAAAAAGCCTCACAAAAGTGAGGCTTTACAAAACTGTGTCTTTACTGATTTACATCAGTAGTCTCTAATTTAGAATATTAAATGAGCTACACCAGCGATAATTGGAAGCGTAATTAACGTACGTAAAATAAAGATAATAAACAGTTCTAAGATGTTCACTGGAATCTTACTTCCGAGAAGCAGAGCGCCCACTTCAGACATGTAAATCAGTTGAGTGACTGACATAGCGGCAATAACAAAGCGAGTCATTTCATTGTCAATAGAAGCGGCAAGGATTGCTGGAATGAACATGTCCGCAAAACCAACGACGATAGTTTCAGACGCTGCTACCGCTTCTGGTACACCAAGTAGATCTAAGAATGGAATGAAAGGCTGACCTAGGATTGAGAACACAGACGTGTATTCCGCAATTACCAATGCCATGGTACCGAGACCCATAACAACAGGTAATACACCAAATACCATATCTACGGCGTTACGCACACCTTCAGAAAATACTGACTTAGCAGACTTAACCTGTGATGCCTTATTTACCGCTAACTCAAAACCCCAAGAGAATGTTGAGTGGCCAGCAGGGATCGCGTCAGCATCTTTGTTCGGCTTGCTACCATCAATGAAAGTATCTTTCTTCATGCTTAGTGGTGGAAGGCGAGGGATGATAACAGCTGCCACAATGCCAGCTAAACAGATCGCTGCGTAGAAAGGCAGGAATAGGTGTTCTAGCTCTACTTGTGCAATAACCACAAGGCTGAATGTAATAGATACTGCTGAGAAAGTGGTACCAACAACTGCTGCTTCACGTTGAGTATAGAATCTCTGCTCGTATTGTTTACTTGTCAGCAGAATACCAACACTACCGTCTCCTAACCAAGAAGCCATACAATCGATAGCACTGCGGCCCGGTAGGTTGAAGATCGGACGCATTACTTTACTTAGCAAGGTACCAAAAAGTTCTAATAGACCAAAGTTCAGTAGTAGGGGCAGTAGTAAACCAGCAAAGATAAATACGGAGAAAAGTGTTGGAAGCAGGCCCTCTAAGACTAGGCCGCCCGTATTTTCTTCCCAAATAATTTCGGGACCTATTTGGAAAAAAGTCATCAGCGCTGCAGCACCACCAATGAGGCGAACCGACAGCCATAAAGGAGAGGGGTTGAACAGACCGTTTAAAAATGAACTGGATGTAATGAATGTAGGCTTGAAAATCGTGCTCAATACTGAAGTGACAGACATAAAAGCAACGATCGCAGTGATAATAGAGACTAGATATTCACCGAAAACCGCTTGGATTGATTTCGCCAAGATAGCGACAGGGATGGTGAGATCACCTTGATAGCTGATTGGCGCCATGAAAAGGAATAAACCAATCAATGATGGGATTAAGAAAACCCAGAAACTGCCTTTAGATTTCTCTGTTGGATCAGTATTCGTGTTGTTAGACATGTTATTGTTCTCGAATTTCTACACGTAAAAAAGCCACATCCTTGGCATTTTTATCCACTAAACATCCGTATTTTCTTATAGGATGCAAGATTACCCAGTATTAATATCGCTTGCAATACTATTCATCAAATATCGCTAAATATTCAGGATGCTTATTCTGCGACTCTGCGTTACTTTGGAATAAAGTGTTGTGAATGTTACGTATCTTGAGGATATATTTCCAGATATTTATTAGTTAACTGGGGCTTCAGTTCGATAAGTTAAATAGAGCCAGTAGCTAAACGCAATAATAAAGGCGAAAGAGGCAGGGAAAGCCAGGGCTAATATTTCGAAGTGTTGGAATAAGCAAGCGCCAGTTAAGCCACCAAATAGAAAACCGACGACGATGAACATCAGCAGTTTGGCTTTACGGCGATCAAAGGGCATACCTTTTAGGCGAGCGCCAATCATGATTCCAAGATCGGTAATGATTCCGCTCATGTGCGTAGTACGAATGATTGCGCCACTATAGGTGGTGATCATCGCATTCTGTAAGCCACATGCGGCTGAAGCGAAGTATTGGCCAGAGGTGTAGCCTTGTAATAGTGCCCAAAGTGCCAAAAACAGCAACCCACCTTCAATACACAGTGCGACACCGTAGCGGCGTCCTAGCTTCAGAGCTTGGTTTTCAATAAAGAACCCGCTGAAAGCAGCGCCTAACATAAAGCTCATAATCACCAATAAAAGGTGCACGGAAGCCGAAGTTGGAGTGAGCAGGCTGCTGCCTAGTAAAGACATGGTGCCCGAAACATGGGATATGGCTTGATGTTGGAAGCCAAGTAATCCAATAGAATTAACGCTACCGGCAAGGCCTGCTAAGAGTAAGGCACCGTATTCAACCCAACGAGGTAGCTTAGAAATCATGTGGTTCACTCCGGGTTAAATAGAGGAACAAGATTATAACGCTCGCAAAAAGATACGCTAGTGTTGTCGGGCATTCATGTTTGATCTTAGGCAACAGTATTGCAGTTTGTTTCGATGAAGCATTGTTATAATGCGGACTGCCGCTACTAAGATACTGTAGCTATTACGCAGCCTGTCGCTCAAAAGAAGTTTGTCGTTATAAAAAGTGCACCGTTATATAAAGACAAAGATAAGGATAAAGATCAGTTACAAGCTAGTTGTAATGGCTCATTTGGTGCTCAAACTTAACCCAGCCGTATTTACGTTCTTCATAAACGGAAAAGCTAGGAAGTGGAAAATCTTGTTCTTTAAATAGCCCGAGTGGGACGACATAAAAATCGACGGCGGCAACGGATTGTAAAAGCATGGTGGTGCCACACTGAGGGCAAAATTGATAAGTGACTTCACTGCCCGTATCGCTGATGCGTGAAAAATAGGTCACTTCTCCGCTCAGTGTGACCTGTTCAATTGGGAACCGAGCTTGAACGCCGAACACACTTCCAGTTCGTTTCTGACACTCATAGCAATGACATACAGAGGTTCGCTGGGGCTCACCTCGGCATACTAGGTTGACTGCTCCACAGCGGCATTCACAACTTCTGATATTTCTATCTTTAATATGCTTGATATCCATCTATGTTTCACTTCTGGTTAACCCTGTATTGATAATTATACTAAAGCCCTTTATGGTCTGCACAACTGGATGAAAACAAAAGAATACAATTGCTCATGAAAAAGAAAATCTTACCTATACCTCTGATTTTACTGATTCCTATCGTCATGTTAGTTGTGGTCATATTGGCGGGTGTTTATCGCTTTAGTTTAAGTGATGAAGAGATTTTGGCGAAGTTTCCTTCTTCACAAGTCAGTTATGATCCCGTGGTTGAAACCGTTTTTGATTTGAAGACCACTAACCCATGGACAATTAAAGTTCCTGAAACCAACGCATACGCCTTTATTAATGAAGTCGACGTGCCAAAAGCAATCGCGTTTGGTCGTTATGACTCTGGTGTTGAGCGCGGTGTAGCAACCGTCGATACAAAAAGCCTGGCAGCCGTGACGCTAGGCGAAGCGAATTTCTTTGTTGCACCTATGTGGATATCGAATCAAGGCAGCGGCGTATTCTATTACCTTGGCCTCTTTAAGCATGACCAGCAACGAAGCCGCGTGGTGTTGGTTGACCAACTTTTCTTGGGTGATCGCGTGAAAATTCAGACTTTAGATGTTGCCCAACAGTCAGATTCAAAATCACAGAATAAACTCACAGGGCAAGGTTTTATCGGTTTTACTCAACATTCTGCGGAACAATCATTTGCAGAAACCCCTTCTGAAAAGGTGTTAATGAGTTTTTCTTTTGATACACAATCAATTGGTAAGTAATAACATTTTTGCGAGCACAAGGATGTGTTGTTTATGTGAGTCAAATTACATATTATCTTAATAGATTGAATGAAATTTAGACATTCTTTGTGTCTGCTTACTTTTACAAATGGAGCTTGCGAATGATTAGTAAACGTTTTTTTAAGACGAAAGACGAAGTTGAAGTGACTTTTGAGCTAGAAGCTCAAGAAGCGAACTCAGTATTCATCGTTGCTGACTTCCTTGATTGGAAAGCCACGCCAATGAAAAAAATGGCGAAAGGGAAAGTGTACAAATTCAAAACTCGCCTACCTAAAGATGGCGAGTTTCAATTTCGCTACTTAGTTGATGGCCAACAATGGGTGAATGACGTGAATGCTGACCGTTATATCCCTAACGAATTTGGTCAAGATAACTGTTTGGTATCGACGATTCCAGCCTAATTTCTGGACACTTATTGTAAGCATAAAGCTGTGTTTTTCGGTTCAAATCGTTTTACTTTAATAGTGAGAAGGGATTGGTGAGTTAAGGTCGCGATTTGCTTAATAACAGCAATTAATGCGCGGTGTTTATTAATTGTTCGATACAAAATAACGTAGATAAATAAAAAGCAGTAGCTAGCCGTTTCTGCTTTTTTATTTCTCAATTTAGCTGTTAATTTTATTTATAGTGAAACGATTTTTCACTTTTTATAACTCAATGACTTAGCGGGATAGAGCAAGATTCGCATCATATTATTGCAATGTATTGATGATTTATGCGTCCGAAAAGCATATCCTATGCTTTTATATCGTAGAAAGACTTGTTTACCGTGTATTCAAAAATATTTCCCTCTCCGTTTGCTGAGCTTTCACCTGTAAAAAAAGTAGCTATTTTAGGACTGCCACTTATTGCAGCGATTGGTGTTGCTCTGCAATCGTCACAATCGGATCTGACGAAAACGATCGATCTTGATTTACCCGACTCAACCGTTATTGAGTCTATTCTGTCACCTTCTTCTGTTGCTGTTGTTATTGAGCCGCCGACGTTTGAGTATCAAATTCAAACGGGTGATAACTTGAGTAGCATCTTCAATCAGCTTGGATTTTCTTATAAATCTATGATGAGCGTGATGGAGACCGATTTGAACTTTCTTGCGTTGGACACGCTTCGCCCAGGTAACACATTGCGCTTTTGGCGTGATGAGGCAACAGGCGAGCTTTCCAAAATGGAGCTTAAATTTAGCGTTGCTGACAAAGTTGTTTATCGACGACTTGAAGATGGCAACTATGAATTCGAAGATATCTCTATTCCTGGTGACTGGAAGCAAAAGCCTCTCGTGGGTAATATTCAAGGCAGTTTCTCTATGTCGGCAAATAAAGCTGGCCTGAACAGTATCGAGATTGACCATATTGTTACTCTGCTTAAGGATAAGCTGAATTTTAGCCGAGATTTACGTGCAGGCGATCAATTTGAAGTGCTTCAGAAAGCACAATTTGTCGATGGTGTTGCTACCGGAAAACGTGAAATTGAAGCCATTAAGATTATGAATCGTAATCGTGTGGTGTCTGCGTATTTACATACCGACGGACAATATTATGATGCTAATGGTGATAGCTTACAACGCGCGTTCCAACGTTACCCTGTGAGCAGTGGTTGGCGTCAAAGTTCTCAATTTAACCCTAAGCGCTTGCACCCAGTGACTGGTCGAGTTTCACCACATAACGGTACGGATTTCGCGACGCCAATTGGTACGCCAGTTCAAGCAACGGGTGATGGCAAAGTGGTGATGACTCGTAAGCATCCATACGCGGGTAACTACGTGGTTATTCAACACAGCAGCACTTACAAAACGCGCTATTTACATTTGAGCAAGATCCTCGTTCGTAAAGGGCAAACGGTATCTCGTGGTCAGCGTATTGGTTTGTCCGGTAAAACTGGCCGAGTGACTGGCCCGCACCTACATTACGAATTGATCGAACGCGGTCGTCCTGTCGACGCGATGAGAGCGAATATCCCGATGGCCAATTCTGTACCTCAAAAAGAAAAAGCAACGTTTGTGGCCGCTAGAGATGAGGCAGATAAGTTATTAAAGAAAGCTCTGGAAACTCAGTCTAACAATAGTTAACTGATGTACTCCTTTGTATTCCCAAAAGCCACGAATTCTTTACTAAATATGTAAGTATCTAGTAATGCTTCGTGGCTTTTTGATCTTTGGATAAGGTATAGCTCTGGCCTAGCTTTTTAGGTCATGAGAGATTCTGAGTGAATAACATAACTGATGATAGCTTCTGGTCGCATAGGCGGTGAGTAGAGGTACCCTTGGATCTTGTCACATCCCATGGCGTGCAATTTTTCTAATTGCTCACGTTTCTCAACGCCCTCTGCAACTAATGACAAATCAAGCCTATGAGCCAATTGAATAATCAGCCAAACAACACTCTCAGATGTCGAATTCGTTAGCAGGTTTCGAATAAAGGTTGCATCAATTTTGATGCAATCGATAGGATAACTGTGGATGTAATTCAAACTCGAGTAACCAGTACCGAAATCGTCTAACGCGATCGAAAAGCCTTGCTCTCGTAGATAGTTGAGTGCCGATTTTGTCTCTTTGGTGGGAGATAGCAGCACCGTTTCAGTTAGCTCGATAACAAACTCATTTGCTTTAAAGTTATGTCGCTCAATGGTTCGAGTGAGATAGGAGATGTAACGCTTAGAATCGCTAAGCTCATGAGCCGAACAGTTTATCCCAAGCTTAATTTTATAGCCTAACCCCTTTTCTAATGTTGTTTTTGCGCGACAAACCAGATCGATAATATGTTCACCCAGTTCAACAATAAGACCAGACTCTTCTGCGACTTTGATGAACTCCATTGGCGATACATTGCCATGCTTAGCCGTTTTCCAACGAGTGAGTACCTCGAAGTATTCCCATTGCTTTTCACTTTGACCAACGATTGGCTGCACAACCACGTACATTTCATTGTCATTTCCATTCGGTGTAAAGCTAGGTGAAGTTGCACTTTCAAGTTCATTTCGTAAAGCCGCAACCAACTCCGTTTTTCTTTGATAGCGAGATATTAGATGGGTGTCATAACATTGAATGTGAGTATCTTGTCTTTGCTTGCACTCTTTTAGAGCCAAACTGGTGTTAAAAATTATTTGTTCTACGTCTTTGTTGCTCCCTTCCGAGCGAGCAATACCAATGCTGATGTCGAAAGCGACTTTCATATCGACGCTATTGTAACCCTTTTTTATTTTGGCCAATATCTGCTCACAGATAAAAATAGGGTCTGAATGGTAGGTAATGAAGGCAAATTCGTTTCCTGCCGTCCGGAAAGTCAGATTGTTCTCGGGTATGGTTCGGCGTAAGGTCTCTGCTACGTACTGAAGCACTTTATCGCCAATATAATTACCGTGCATATCATTAATGGCTTTGAAACTATTTACGTCGAGCAAGGCTAATGTGAATGGGGTGCTTCTCTGTTGAGTAATCGATTCCAAAGTGTCCGATAAGCAACTTCGGTTTAGTAACCCAGTTAAGCTATCGTGTGATACTTCATAACTGAGTTGATTGACCAGTTGCTCAGAACGCTCGTTG encodes the following:
- a CDS encoding isoamylase early set domain-containing protein, with translation MISKRFFKTKDEVEVTFELEAQEANSVFIVADFLDWKATPMKKMAKGKVYKFKTRLPKDGEFQFRYLVDGQQWVNDVNADRYIPNEFGQDNCLVSTIPA
- a CDS encoding YoaK family protein; translation: MISKLPRWVEYGALLLAGLAGSVNSIGLLGFQHQAISHVSGTMSLLGSSLLTPTSASVHLLLVIMSFMLGAAFSGFFIENQALKLGRRYGVALCIEGGLLFLALWALLQGYTSGQYFASAACGLQNAMITTYSGAIIRTTHMSGIITDLGIMIGARLKGMPFDRRKAKLLMFIVVGFLFGGLTGACLFQHFEILALAFPASFAFIIAFSYWLYLTYRTEAPVN
- a CDS encoding peptidoglycan DD-metalloendopeptidase family protein, which translates into the protein MYSKIFPSPFAELSPVKKVAILGLPLIAAIGVALQSSQSDLTKTIDLDLPDSTVIESILSPSSVAVVIEPPTFEYQIQTGDNLSSIFNQLGFSYKSMMSVMETDLNFLALDTLRPGNTLRFWRDEATGELSKMELKFSVADKVVYRRLEDGNYEFEDISIPGDWKQKPLVGNIQGSFSMSANKAGLNSIEIDHIVTLLKDKLNFSRDLRAGDQFEVLQKAQFVDGVATGKREIEAIKIMNRNRVVSAYLHTDGQYYDANGDSLQRAFQRYPVSSGWRQSSQFNPKRLHPVTGRVSPHNGTDFATPIGTPVQATGDGKVVMTRKHPYAGNYVVIQHSSTYKTRYLHLSKILVRKGQTVSRGQRIGLSGKTGRVTGPHLHYELIERGRPVDAMRANIPMANSVPQKEKATFVAARDEADKLLKKALETQSNNS
- a CDS encoding YjiH family protein: MSNNTNTDPTEKSKGSFWVFLIPSLIGLFLFMAPISYQGDLTIPVAILAKSIQAVFGEYLVSIITAIVAFMSVTSVLSTIFKPTFITSSSFLNGLFNPSPLWLSVRLIGGAAALMTFFQIGPEIIWEENTGGLVLEGLLPTLFSVFIFAGLLLPLLLNFGLLELFGTLLSKVMRPIFNLPGRSAIDCMASWLGDGSVGILLTSKQYEQRFYTQREAAVVGTTFSAVSITFSLVVIAQVELEHLFLPFYAAICLAGIVAAVIIPRLPPLSMKKDTFIDGSKPNKDADAIPAGHSTFSWGFELAVNKASQVKSAKSVFSEGVRNAVDMVFGVLPVVMGLGTMALVIAEYTSVFSILGQPFIPFLDLLGVPEAVAASETIVVGFADMFIPAILAASIDNEMTRFVIAAMSVTQLIYMSEVGALLLGSKIPVNILELFIIFILRTLITLPIIAGVAHLIF
- a CDS encoding GFA family protein; the protein is MDIKHIKDRNIRSCECRCGAVNLVCRGEPQRTSVCHCYECQKRTGSVFGVQARFPIEQVTLSGEVTYFSRISDTGSEVTYQFCPQCGTTMLLQSVAAVDFYVVPLGLFKEQDFPLPSFSVYEERKYGWVKFEHQMSHYN
- a CDS encoding putative bifunctional diguanylate cyclase/phosphodiesterase, which translates into the protein MTQHTHNSMIDAERIGRLLKLEGIDLLESAVLILHQMFGTQYTTIIEKKYFPDQMVPLVIAHSDHVLHDKINARHGHIYQQAVHQQHPDCSFAQYIIQSLPTSAFKQEITSQNSIAIPTRTQSGEVMGVLFSTFTSPLNPNQLQNVIKHHQLFANIVIHTLREIWFNERSEQLVNQLSYEVSHDSLTGLLNRSCLSDTLESITQQRSTPFTLALLDVNSFKAINDMHGNYIGDKVLQYVAETLRRTIPENNLTFRTAGNEFAFITYHSDPIFICEQILAKIKKGYNSVDMKVAFDISIGIARSEGSNKDVEQIIFNTSLALKECKQRQDTHIQCYDTHLISRYQRKTELVAALRNELESATSPSFTPNGNDNEMYVVVQPIVGQSEKQWEYFEVLTRWKTAKHGNVSPMEFIKVAEESGLIVELGEHIIDLVCRAKTTLEKGLGYKIKLGINCSAHELSDSKRYISYLTRTIERHNFKANEFVIELTETVLLSPTKETKSALNYLREQGFSIALDDFGTGYSSLNYIHSYPIDCIKIDATFIRNLLTNSTSESVVWLIIQLAHRLDLSLVAEGVEKREQLEKLHAMGCDKIQGYLYSPPMRPEAIISYVIHSESLMT